The Novipirellula caenicola genome includes the window TCTGCTGCGTATTTCCGCGGATTTCCGGCAAACACCATGAATCACGACTCGACATCCACCCCATTGCCTCCCTCTGATCCGTTGGTGGATTCGCTTGGACGCGTTCACACCAGCGTCCGGCTGAGCGTGACGGATCGATGCAATCTTCGCTGTACATATTGCATGCCCGAGATCGATGCGACGTTCATGCCCCGCGATCACCTGCTGACGTTCGAAGAACTGCACCGACTCACTGAACTCTTGGTCACCCGATGCGGCATCAACGATGTGCGATTGACCGGGGGCGAACCGCTGGTCCGCCGAGAACTGGACCGCTTTGTCGCTATGCTCAGCGGGATCGCCGGACTGTCCGATCTTTCGCTAACCACCAACGGCATCCTGCTACCAGCACAAGCGGAAAAACTAAAAGCCGCAGGGCTGAAACGACTGAATATCAGCATCGACACCCTGGATCGCGAGCAATTTAAAAAGCTGGCTCGCCGTGATTCGCTCGACGAAACCCTGGCGGGAATCGAGGCGGCGATTCAGTGCGGTTTCGAATCGATCAAATTAAACGCGATCGCGATCCAAGGGATCACCGAACACGAATTCGTCTCGCTGATTGAATTCGCCGCCGCCAAAGGAGTCATCATTCGCTTTATCGAGTTCATGCCGCTAGATTTCGATCGCGCGTGGCAACGAGACAGCGTGCTGAGCGGCGACCGCTTGCTAAGCCTCATCGAGCAGCATTTCGGGACGCTCACCGAACAACCACGCGAGACGCCCTCGCAACCCGCCGAGCGATTTCGTTTACCCGAGGGCGGAAAGTTCGCAGGGGCCGAAATTGGCATCATTCGCTCGGTGTCGCAGCCGTTTTGCCAAGCGTGCAACCGGCTGAGAATCACCGCCGATGGCTCGATCCGAAATTGCTTGTTCGCCCGTGACGAGTCGCCCCTTCGTGATTTGATCCGCAGCGGCGCCAGCGATGATGCATTGATCCAAGCCGTGCGGGACTGCGTGTGGCAAAAGAAACCGAGCCACGGGATCGATGGTGATGGTTTTTTGCCGCCCCCGCGAGCAATGTACTCGATCGGCGGGTAACGGTCCGCGTCGGCAGATCGCGTGCGAAGCCGTTTCCAATGCTGCTTGGCGCATCGCCCGAACAGCGATCCTGAATAAGAATCCCAAACCGAAAACATGGACAATGACTTACTCCACCACACGCCCTGCAAGTCGCTGACAAAATCTTAAAACCTTCTCTCACCTGTTCTGACACCGCTTGAGCAATTAAAGTATCCCCCCATGAACAAAGACATATTCAAACTTGATGATGATGTGGCCGCGGTGATTGGCGGCACGGGCGAACTTGGTGGCATGATGGCCGAGGGGCTCGGCGCCTATGGAGCCAAAGTAGCGGTGTTGGGGCGAAACCCCGACCGTGGTAACGCCCGGGCTCAAAAGATCATTGACGGCGGAGGCGAAGCGAAATTTTTTGCCGCCGATAGCCTTGATCCCGACGCCCTCGCCACGACTCGCGATGCGATCAAAGCGTGGGCCGGCTCACCAACTTCGGTGCTGGTCAACGCCGCAGGCGGAAACCGCCCAGATGCCACCATCCCACCGGGCGGCGATTTCTGCAAATTGCCTCAGGAAGCTTGGCGAGATGTGTTCGATTTGAACTTGGTCGGCGGCTCACTACTGCCAAGCCAAGTGTTCGCCCCGGACATGATCGAAGCGGGCGTCGGCAGCATCATCAACATCGCTTCGATGTCGGGAATGATCCCGCTTTCGCGAGTCGTCGCCTACTCGGCAGCCAAAGCAGCCGTCATCAACTTGACCCTCTGGTTGGCTCGCGAATGGGCAACCACCGGCGTGCGAGTCAACGCGATCAGCCCTGGCTTCTTTCCTGCCGAACAAAATCGCAAGCTTCTATTCAACGATGACGGAAGCTATACCGAGCGAGGCGGACAAATCATCGGACACACCCCGATGGCGCGTTTTGGCAAGGCCGAAGAATTGGCCGGCGCGGTCGTTTGGCTTGCCAGCCGCAAAGCGTCATCGTTCGTTACCGGACAAAATATCGCGATTGACGGCGGCTTTGCCTCTGTCACCATTTAGTGACACAGCCACCATCTAGTGGCATCACCATCGCCTAGCGATTCATTCCAGCACAAATAAACTCCACTGCAACCTTAGCAACCGCGTTCACAACGAACGCGGTCGGCATCCATGCCGGTTCCTTTTAACTCCCCCCTCAATGAGCCGCCAAAAATGATCGAACTTCGGAACGACGCCAAGTACTCTCTTGTCATCCCCACCAGCATGGGCGTTCGGCTAACGCCGGTTGACCACCAACCGTTTCACTGCAGCGACACCTTCAAGATGCAAGGCACCAGCGCGGAATCGAACGTGGGCAGCATCGCATCGTTTCTTGGAATGCCAGTAAAAATCTTGACGGCCTTTGTCAAAGACAGTCCGGTCGCAAGGTTCATCAAAGACGACTTGGCTCGTCGCCACATGGATTACGAAGGCCCTGAGTTCACTCAAGACACGCCGTGGGGAGTGCGACATCAAATCAACATGGCCGACAGCGGCTGGGGCTCGCGTGGACCTCGCGTCCAAAACGACCGCGCCGGCGAAGTTGGACGCAAGTTGAACGTCAAAGATTTTGACTTGCAGCGAATCTTCGGCGACGAAGGCGCTAAGATCGTCCACATGTCTGGCCTGATCGCGGCATTGTCCGAAGAGACCAGCGAATTCTGCCTAGAGATCGCTCGCGTCGCCAAGAAGAATGGTGCTCGCATCTCGTTCGACCTCAATCACCGAGCGTCGTTCTGGAAAGGTCGCGAGGAGCTTCTATCGAAGCAATTCAAAGAAATTGCCAGTTTGTCGGACATCCTGATCGGCAACGAAGAAGACTTCCAACTGTGCTTGGGCGTCGAAGGACCTGAGGCCGGCGGCAAAGGGATCACCGCTAAAATTGACGGCTTCAAAGGCATGATCAATCGCGTCAAGCAGGAATACCCCGACACGTCGCTGTTCGCCACAACGCTCCGAGAAGTGGAGAGTGCCAACTCGCACATGTGGGGCGCGATTGTTTCGCACGGCGAAGAATTCAGCGTCATCGAGCCTCGCCAAATCGGCGTGTTCGACCGCATCGGTGGCGGCGACGGATTTGTCGGCGGACTACTCTACGGCGTGCTCAAAGGCTGGGACGCAGAAAAGAGCTCGCAGTTTGGCTGGGCTACCGGTGCACTTACCGCCACGCTGAACACCGACTACGGACAACCAGCCGACGAAGACCAAGTCTGGAGCATCTGGAAAGGCAACGCTCGCGTCCAACGCTAAGCGTTACACAAAGCTTGGGTAGCCCCCGGATCAAGTCGACCTAACCGGCGCTGATCCGGGCGGAGGCTACCGGAAACCCGAATCGGCCTACCGCTTATTTGACGATCACATCCTTGGCACCGCCGCTCGCGGTGTCTCCGGCGGGCTTCGGCAATTCAAGCACTGGCTCGCCCCAATCGGCGTCGTACTTTTCTTTGCACGCTTCGCACTTGATCTCGGTCGCAAGCTGTTTGTCGTCAATCACGACCGCTTGATCGCAATGTTTACAGTGCACTCGCACGTTGCCCGGCTCGGCGACCAAAGCGGCAAGATGCTCTTGCGTGACATCCGCGACCTCGATGTCTTCGGGCTCGAGTGTCGTCAGCAACTTGCGATCAACCTCGGTCAACGCTGCCAAGCGATTTGCCAAGCGGCGAACGCTTCGCTCAAAACTGTTGCGAGCAGTGCGGCCATTTCCGAAATGACGATCGCGAGCGATGTATAGATAAGTAAATCCGCGAAGCAGTCGGCGACGCGATTCAGTCGGCAGCGTGTATTTCGATTTCTTCGCGATCAGCTCAAAGATCCGGCAAAGGGCTTCGGGCGGATAATCGTCAAAGTGCATCGTCGTTCCCACGCGCGAACTCAACCCGGGATTGCTGCGGATCATCTTCCGCATTTCGACCGGGTAACCGGCAAGGATCACGACCAATCGGTCCCGCTGATCCTCCATTCGCTTCAGCAGCGTCTGCACGGCTTCACGACCATATTGATCCTGGCCGTTTTCATCTATCAACGTGTAGGCTTCGTCGATAAACAGCACGCCGCCCAACGCTTCGTCAATTTTCGCATTGGTCTTTGGCCCGGTTTGCCCGGCGTATTCGGCGACCAATCCGCTACGATCGGTTTCGACGAGATGCCCCTTGCCCAAGATCCCAAGCGCCCCGTAGATATCCGCAACGATCCGTGCGACGGTCGTCTTGCCGGTCCCTGGGTTACCCACAAAAGCCATATGCAAACTAGGCCGCGTCATGGGCAGCCCCTCTTTTTCACGCTGCGATTCCATCTTTAGAAAGTTCGTCAGCGTTTGAATCTGATCCTTGATCGCATCGAGTCCGATCAATTGATCGAGCTTGGCTCGCGCTTCGGCCAACCGCTGCTCGGGAGTTCGCTCGTCGACCGGCTGTGTGGACTGGGCAGACGGCTTCACCACCGGCTTGGACGACGAACCACCTGGGCCCGCCGTGGGCGTGGGTATTTCCGCCGCAGCCACACTTGCCCCATCACGCAATCGAGCGGCTTCTTCGCGAAGCCAACGCAGTGCATCGCGAGCGTTATCGGTGTCCGCTTGGCTATTGTGCCCTTCGGACTCGGATTCGCCAACAACCTCTTTCATCTGTGCTCGCATCGCCGCGAGATTGGCGTTGTCCGAATCGCTGGTTTCTCCGTCGACCGACACTAACAAATTTGCCATTCGCATCACCAGCGTCTCGAGCTCACCCCAACGATCTCGCAGCGGCGTTAATTCGGCAAAAGGGCGGACCAAATCACGCCACTGAAAGTCCGCTGAAGCGGAGATCAGCCAATCAACCGCCTCGTGCAATTGGTGCCCCATCACGGACTTGCCCCAAAGATGCTCCAACAACACGCGACCGAGTTGACGCTGTTCGATCGTACGGCTGTCAGCGGTGGGCACGACGGCCGCAAAGACCTTCATCAGCAACCCTTGGTGCAAATCATCCATCTGCTGGGCAATCGCCGCCGCGTCTGCATTTTCGCCATCCAACCACGCATAGGACCCGCGAACCCGTTGCCCGCTTTCGACATACAAGGCCTTCGTTTCCTGAATCGCTTCGCGATAAAGCCGAATCGATTCGATGATTTGGTCATCCGAAAGTCGTGACATGGATCTAATCGCAGCGAGGAGAAAGGAGATTCGAAATGCACCGTCATCTTAGCGAAATTAAAGCATTGATGCAGACCGATTGACCGCGGCGGAAACCCAGCGACAAACACCACCGATATCAGCCGCAGCGGCACCCAAGAAAGGCGACCTTGAAAACAAAAAAAGCCCGCCTGCAAATCAATGCGGGCGGGCTTTCGTTTTTTAACTAACTCGGACGACTTTACTTACGCGCCGACAGGCAACTTGGCGCTCTTGACCGTCGTGATGATCGCGCTGGCAACCATGTATGGGTCAGCGTTGGATGCTGGACGGCGATCTTCGAGATAGCCCTTCCAGCCCTTTTGAACGGTCACGATTGGAATACGAATCGATGCACCACGGTCGGAAACACCGTAGCTGAACTTGTCGATCGATTGAGTTTCGTGAAGACCGGTCAAACGTTGATCGTTGTCCGCACCGTAAACGTCGATGTGGCTCTTGATACGCGGCTCGAACGCTTGGCAAACGGCGTCATAAACGTCTTTGCTGCCACAAGTACGCAGAAGGGTGTTACTGAAGTTGGCGTGCATTCCGCTGCCGTTCCAGTCGCCTTGAACCGGCTTGCAGTGCCAGTTGATGCTCATGTCGTATTTCTCAGCGGTACGCTCGAGCAAGTAACGAGCGACCCAAATCTGGTCGCCAGCCAATGCGGCGCCCTTTGCAAAGATTTGGAATTCCCATTGGCCCATCATCACTTCGGCGTTGATGCCTTCGACGTTCAAACCGGCAGCCAAGCACAACTCGAGGTGCTCTTCGACGATTTCGCGTCCGACAGCTTTGCCGTGACCAACGCTACAGTAGTAAGGGCCTTGAGGACCGGGGAAACCTTCGACAGGGAAGCCAACGGGCTTGTTCGTGTCAGGGTTCCAGATCGTGTACTCTTGCTCGAACCCGAACCAGAAATCGTCATCGTTGTCGTCAATCGTCGCGCGACCGTTGGTGCGGTGAGGGTTGCCTTCGTGATCAAGCACTTCGCACATGACCAAGAAACCGGTGCCCAAACGTGCTGGGTCGGGACAAACAAAAACGGGTTTCAGCAAACAATCGCTACTGCCGCCTGGCGCCTGCTCGGTAGAGGAACCGTCAAACGACCATTGCTCGGCGTCTTCGACTTTGCCGCTGAAGTTTTCAACAATTTTCGTCTTACTTCGCAGGCTCTGGGTAGGTTGGTAGCCATCGAGCCAGATGTACTCTAACTTGCATTTGGTCATGAAATCGATTCCCTCTAGTGAATCATCAGTACGAGTGATTTTCGAGCCTCGGAGCGAACATTTGCCCCGCCGGCTCAACTAAGTCCAAGCGGTTCTACCTACCACACCCAATCTTCCCATTTGCTGAGCGTCCTGCTTCGCAATGAAGGAATTGTGTCCCAACTCAACTCAACTCGTATTATGACAAGCGAGGCGTTGGCCCGGACCCAAATAGGATATCTGAAATTTTGCGAAGCGGAAGTCCTAGTGGATCCA containing:
- a CDS encoding sugar kinase, producing MIELRNDAKYSLVIPTSMGVRLTPVDHQPFHCSDTFKMQGTSAESNVGSIASFLGMPVKILTAFVKDSPVARFIKDDLARRHMDYEGPEFTQDTPWGVRHQINMADSGWGSRGPRVQNDRAGEVGRKLNVKDFDLQRIFGDEGAKIVHMSGLIAALSEETSEFCLEIARVAKKNGARISFDLNHRASFWKGREELLSKQFKEIASLSDILIGNEEDFQLCLGVEGPEAGGKGITAKIDGFKGMINRVKQEYPDTSLFATTLREVESANSHMWGAIVSHGEEFSVIEPRQIGVFDRIGGGDGFVGGLLYGVLKGWDAEKSSQFGWATGALTATLNTDYGQPADEDQVWSIWKGNARVQR
- a CDS encoding glutamine synthetase beta-grasp domain-containing protein; this encodes MTKCKLEYIWLDGYQPTQSLRSKTKIVENFSGKVEDAEQWSFDGSSTEQAPGGSSDCLLKPVFVCPDPARLGTGFLVMCEVLDHEGNPHRTNGRATIDDNDDDFWFGFEQEYTIWNPDTNKPVGFPVEGFPGPQGPYYCSVGHGKAVGREIVEEHLELCLAAGLNVEGINAEVMMGQWEFQIFAKGAALAGDQIWVARYLLERTAEKYDMSINWHCKPVQGDWNGSGMHANFSNTLLRTCGSKDVYDAVCQAFEPRIKSHIDVYGADNDQRLTGLHETQSIDKFSYGVSDRGASIRIPIVTVQKGWKGYLEDRRPASNADPYMVASAIITTVKSAKLPVGA
- a CDS encoding AAA family ATPase; this translates as MSRLSDDQIIESIRLYREAIQETKALYVESGQRVRGSYAWLDGENADAAAIAQQMDDLHQGLLMKVFAAVVPTADSRTIEQRQLGRVLLEHLWGKSVMGHQLHEAVDWLISASADFQWRDLVRPFAELTPLRDRWGELETLVMRMANLLVSVDGETSDSDNANLAAMRAQMKEVVGESESEGHNSQADTDNARDALRWLREEAARLRDGASVAAAEIPTPTAGPGGSSSKPVVKPSAQSTQPVDERTPEQRLAEARAKLDQLIGLDAIKDQIQTLTNFLKMESQREKEGLPMTRPSLHMAFVGNPGTGKTTVARIVADIYGALGILGKGHLVETDRSGLVAEYAGQTGPKTNAKIDEALGGVLFIDEAYTLIDENGQDQYGREAVQTLLKRMEDQRDRLVVILAGYPVEMRKMIRSNPGLSSRVGTTMHFDDYPPEALCRIFELIAKKSKYTLPTESRRRLLRGFTYLYIARDRHFGNGRTARNSFERSVRRLANRLAALTEVDRKLLTTLEPEDIEVADVTQEHLAALVAEPGNVRVHCKHCDQAVVIDDKQLATEIKCEACKEKYDADWGEPVLELPKPAGDTASGGAKDVIVK
- a CDS encoding SDR family oxidoreductase, whose amino-acid sequence is MNKDIFKLDDDVAAVIGGTGELGGMMAEGLGAYGAKVAVLGRNPDRGNARAQKIIDGGGEAKFFAADSLDPDALATTRDAIKAWAGSPTSVLVNAAGGNRPDATIPPGGDFCKLPQEAWRDVFDLNLVGGSLLPSQVFAPDMIEAGVGSIINIASMSGMIPLSRVVAYSAAKAAVINLTLWLAREWATTGVRVNAISPGFFPAEQNRKLLFNDDGSYTERGGQIIGHTPMARFGKAEELAGAVVWLASRKASSFVTGQNIAIDGGFASVTI
- the moaA gene encoding GTP 3',8-cyclase MoaA, which produces MNHDSTSTPLPPSDPLVDSLGRVHTSVRLSVTDRCNLRCTYCMPEIDATFMPRDHLLTFEELHRLTELLVTRCGINDVRLTGGEPLVRRELDRFVAMLSGIAGLSDLSLTTNGILLPAQAEKLKAAGLKRLNISIDTLDREQFKKLARRDSLDETLAGIEAAIQCGFESIKLNAIAIQGITEHEFVSLIEFAAAKGVIIRFIEFMPLDFDRAWQRDSVLSGDRLLSLIEQHFGTLTEQPRETPSQPAERFRLPEGGKFAGAEIGIIRSVSQPFCQACNRLRITADGSIRNCLFARDESPLRDLIRSGASDDALIQAVRDCVWQKKPSHGIDGDGFLPPPRAMYSIGG